In Oryza brachyantha chromosome 2, ObraRS2, whole genome shotgun sequence, a single window of DNA contains:
- the LOC102711226 gene encoding uncharacterized protein LOC102711226, producing the protein MATAGTGSISATSSNLPAQQKTPNPKKSCAFGAPLKHRQHHRTCKKKAAVPVACTGQGEQRSTPAVAAPQEARTGATFSVEFRTRDGCRLGISRYPDFVYNAQGGRGIGAGAGSGADSGTILVEFDVSSLYIPAMSGATTRFLGLPLPPFLKIDILPEALRGNIDPASGQVDLKFRSRFCFSVGSVYQAPPLFVDTTLTSEESSGAIRRGTGERMDGEGRCKLVGVAVVDPIDDVFMNTFLSLPTECIAYLNATISITEPN; encoded by the exons ATGGCAACGGCCGGCACCGGCAGCATCAGCGCCACCTCGTCGAACCTTCCAGCTCAGCAAAAGACCCCAAATCCCAAGAAATCATGTGCTTTCGGGGCACCACTGAAACACCGGCAGCATCATCGCACGTGCAAGAAGAAGGCCGCCGTCCCGGTGGCATGCACGGGGCAAGGCGAACAGCGATCCACccccgccgtcgcggcgccgcAGGAGGCTCGGACTGGCGCCACGTTTAGCGTCGAGTTCAGGACGAGGGACGGCTGCCGGCTGGGCATCTCCAGGTACCCGGATTTCGTGTACAATGCCCAGGGCGGCCGCGgcatcggcgccggcgccggcagcggtgCGGATAGTGGCACGATTCTGGTCGAGTTCGACGTGTCGAGCCTGTACATCCCGGCGATGTCCGGCGCGACGACCAGGTTCCTCgggctgccgctgccgccgttcctCAAGATCGACATCTTGCCCGAGGCTCTCCGCGGAAACATCGATCCCGCAAGTGGTCAG GTTGATCTGAAGTTCAGGTCGAGGTTCTGTTTCTCCGTTGGGAGCGTCTACCAAGCACCGCCGCTGTTCGTCGACACAACACTGACCTCCGAGGAGTCCAGTGGAGCCATAAGACGAGGAACTGGAGAGAGGATGGACGGCGAAGGGAGATGCAAGCTAGTAGGGGTGGCCGTCGTCGACCCCATTGATGACGTCTTCATGAACACCTTCCTCAGCCTGCCGACCGAGTGCATCGCCTACTTGAACGCCACCATCTCCATCACTGAACCAAACTGA
- the LOC102711502 gene encoding uncharacterized protein LOC102711502: MPPPLRRHPPTQLPSLLASPGATAERRCTPASARSPGRRRNRRPMLQFAPASNDVAVAPKIPLCKSLRLHSNLQEFLSQTCMNSAVSFSLFQNSELSCSTELVVNSAISYSLFQNSELDLMEYICMQIAEFTLGDCYEVSRNNQRPNCRRGALPSPVQIMIIASSSDPRSELQEKRNCYCCSHHRASLQV, encoded by the exons ATGCCGCCTCCACTTCGGAGACATCCTCCAACTCAGTTGCCTTCGCTCTTGGCGTCGCCGGGAGCCACCGCAGAGAGAAGATGCACCCCCGCCTCCGCTCGCTCCCCggggcgccgccgcaaccgaCGTCCAATGCTACAGTTCGCCCCCGCCTCCAACGACGTCGCCGTTGCTCCCAAAATCCCCCTCTGTAAATCATTGAG ACTTCATAGCAATCTCCAGGAGTTTTTGAGCCAGACATG CATGAATTCAGCGGTCAGCTTTTCActgtttcagaattcagaattgTCTTGTTCTACTGAATTGGTTGTGAATTCAGCGATCAGCTACTCAttgtttcagaattcagaattgGATTTGATGgaatacatatgcatgcaaataGCTGAATTCACACTTGGAGATTGCTATGAAGTCTCAAGAAACAATCAGC GACCAAATTGCAGGAGAGGCGCGCTGCCATCGCCTGTGCAGATAATGATCATTGCGTCCTCCAGCGATCCGAGGAGTGAACTCCAG GAAAAAAGGAATTGCTACTGCTGTTCCCATCATCGGGCAAGTTTGCAAGTTTAG
- the LOC102711672 gene encoding zinc finger CCCH domain-containing protein 17 → MDIETDGRFGNKRVHNRLGPANGAASSSTSGKVCIHWRAGRCNRFPCPYLHSELPEATTKRTNHGAGAGGNVWRNPSSGGGGGRGGGGLNKWGRGPGGGDGGPRHKVPDRPCRYFLAGDCSYGEKCRFPHTYCMSDSITLLTPLQGHEKVVTGIALPAGSDKLYSGSKDGTVRMWDCQTGQCAGVINMGREIGCMISEGPWLFVGIPDAVKVWNMQTQAEMNLTGPTGQVYALAVGNELLFAGTQDGRILAWRFSAATNGFEPAASLVGHQLAVVSLVVGAMRLYSGSMDKTIRVWDLATLQCIQTLSEHTGVVMSVLCWEQFLLSCSLDQTIKVWAATESGSLEVTYTHKEEHGALALSGMPDAQSKPVLLCSLNDNTVRLFDLPSFSDRGRIYSKQEIRAIQVGPGGLFFTGDGTGELKVWQWVIEGAQTK, encoded by the exons ATGGACATAGAGACCGACGGTCGCTTCGGCAACAAGCGCGTGCACAACCGCCTCGGCCCGGCCaacggcgccgcctcctcgtcgacaTCCGGGAAGGTCTGCATCCACTGGCGTGCAGGGCGTTGCAATCGCTTCCCCTGCCCCTACCTCCACAGCGAGCTCCCCGAGGCGACCACCAAGCGCACGaaccacggcgccggcgccggcgggaacGTCTGGAGGAACCCCAGCTCAGGAGGTGGAgggggccgcggcggcggtggcctgAACAAATGGGGGAGGGGCCCAGGAGGTGGAGACGGCGGCCCGAGGCACAAGGTGCCCGACCGCCCCTGCAGGTATTTCCTCGCCGGCGACTGCAGCTACGGAGAGAAGTGCCGGTTCCCTCACACCTACTGCATGAGCGATAGCATCACTCTGCTCACTCCGCTCCAGGGCCATGAGAAG GTTGTGACGGGGATTGCACTGCCGGCTGGGTCAGACAAGCTGTATTCTGGGAGTAAGGACGGAACTGTGCGCATGTGGGATTGCCAAACTGGGCAG TGTGCTGGTGTCATCAATATGGGACGTGAGATCGGGTGCATGATCAGTGAGGGGCCATGGTTATTTGTTGGAATTCCTGATGCTGTGAAG GTTTGGAATATGCAAACACAAGCGGAAATGAACCTTACTGGGCCAACGGGGCAAGTCTATGCACTCGCTGTTGGCAATGAGCTACTCTTTGCTGGAACACAA GATGGACGGATTTTGGCCTGGAGATTTAGCGCGGCAACAAACGGTTTTGAGCCAGCTGCTTCTCTTGTTGGGCACCAGCTTGCTGTTGTGTCATTAGTAGTAGGAGCCATGAGGCTTTACTCTGGTTCAATGGATAAAACCATTAGA GTGTGGGATTTGGCAACTCTGCAGTGCATACAGACTCTTTCCGAGCATACAGGGGTTGTTATGTCTGTACTCTGCTGGGAGCAATTCCTATTATCTTGTTCCTTGGACCAAACAATAAAA GTCTGGGCAGCTACAGAAAGCGGAAGCTTGGAAGTAACATATACACACAAAGAAGAGCAT GGAGCACTTGCCCTCAGTGGCATGCCTGATGCACAATCAAAACCTGTGCTACTATGTTCATTAAATGACAACACTGTCCGACTATTTGACCTGCCATC GTTCAGTGATAGGGGCAGAATATACTCCAAACAGGAAATAAGGGCAATACAAGTTGGTCCtggtggtttattttttactggGGATGGAACTGGTGAACTGAAGGTGTGGCAATGGGTTATTGAGGGAGCCCAAACCAAATGA
- the LOC102711946 gene encoding SPX domain-containing membrane protein OsI_08463 — protein sequence MVNFGKSLMADQLEEWKEYYINYKMMKKKVKQYVQQTQNGGRDREQVLKEFSRMLDDQIEKIVLFLLQQQGHLASRIEKLGEERAVLMEQSDSFQISGLREAYREVGLDLMKLLRFVDMNATGIRKILKKFDKRFGYKFTDYYVSTRANHPCSQLQQIFKQVGIVAVVGALSRNLAFLQDHQGSFPSIYDHPSITLKDPIIEQINHSVQKLTHATNLLQFIGQHALIIPEDMQSGSEDLVDDQSYHFMSLLLNLANTFLYMVNTYIIVPTADDYSVSLGAAATVCGVIIGSMAVAQVFSSVYFSAWSNRSYFRPLVFSSIMLFLGNLLYALAYDVNSLAVLIVGRLLCGLGSARAVNRRYISDCVPLKTRLQASAGFVSASALGMACGPALAGLLQTKFKIYGLTFDQNTLPGWIMCLAWIIYLFWLWISFQEPDHIVRENSVDTPSSDSCHQRNGNLEDGLSQPFLIDAKERLDENGDDNDDNEEDPEDSHKPATSLAAAYRLLTPSVKVQLLIYFMLKFAMEILLSESSVVTTFYFNWSTSTVAMFLAVLGLTVLPVNVIVGSYVTNLFQDRQILVASEIMVLIGIAMSFRFTSHYSVPQYVSSALITFVFAEVLEGVNLSLLSRVMSSRLSRGTYNGGLLSTEAGTLARVAADMTITAAGYLGQNSLLNATLLPSFVICVASIFATFCTYNSLY from the exons ATGGTTAATTTCGGGAAGAGCCTGATGGCGGACCAATTGGAGGAGTGGAAAGA GTACTACATTAATTACAAAATGATGAAGAAAAAGGTAAAGCAGTATGTTCAGCAAACCCAGAATGGTGGAAGAGATCGTGAACAGGTTCTTAAAGAGTTCTCAAGGATGCTTGACGATCAG ATTGAAAAGATTGTGCTCTTTCTTCTTCAACAACAAGGCCATCTTGCTAGCAGGATCGAGAAATTGGGAGAAGAGCGTGCAGTGCTTATGGAACAATCAGATTCATTCCAAATTTCTGGTCTACGAGAGGCCTATAGGGAGGTTGGACTTGATCTTATGAAACTCCTTAGATTTGTTGATATGAATGCTACCGGAATTCGGAAGatactcaaaaaattcgataAGCGTTTTGGCTATAAGTTCACAGACTATTACGTCTCCACTCGTGCAAACCATCCCTGTTCCCAGCTTCAGCAGATCTTCAAGCAAGTG GGTATTGTAGCTGTAGTTGGCGCTTTGTCGCGCAACCTTGCATTTCTCCAAGATCATCAAGGAAGCTTTCCATCCATCTATGATCATCCATCAATTACCTTAAAG GACCCTATTATAGAACAAATAAATCATTCGGTACAGAAACTCACACATGCGACAAACTTGCTGCAATTCATAGGACAACATGCACTTATCATTCCAGAAGATATGCAAAGTGGCTCAGAAGATCTTGTTGATGACCAAAGTTACCATTTCATGTCACTGCTTCTGAACCTAGCTAACACATTTCTTTACATGGTGAACACATACATCATCGTGCCAACCGCAGATGACTATTCAGTTAGCCTCGGAGCAGCAGCTACCGTCTGCGGCGTGATCATCGGATCGATGGCAGTTGCGCAAGTGTTCTCTTCAGTTTACTTCAGTGCCTGGTCAAATAGGTCTTATTTCAGACCCCTCGTGTTCAGCAGCATTATGCTGTTCTTGGGGAACCTGTTGTATGCTTTGGCATATGATGTGAATTCCCTAGCTGTTCTAATAGTTGGCCGGCTTCTCTGCGG GTTGGGTTCTGCGAGAGCAGTGAACCGTAGGTACATCAGCGACTGTGTTCCTCTCAAAACCAGGCTGCAGGCATCTGCAGGATTTGTTAGTGCTAGTGCTCTTGGAATGGCCTGTGGTCCTGCTCTTGCCGGTTTGCTGCAGACAAAATTTAAGATCTACGGTCTTACATTTGACCAGAACACGTTGCCCGGGTGGATCATGTGTTTGGCTTGGATTATTTACTTGTTTTGGTTGTGGATTTCATTTCAAGAGCCGGACCACATTGTTAGGGAGAATTCAGTTGACACACCGTCGTCTGattcat GTCACCAACGAAACGGTAATTTGGAAGATGGTTTATCACAGCCTTTTCTCATAGATGCCAAAGAGAGACTGGATGAAAATGGAGATGATAATGACGACAATGAAGAAGACCCTGAAGACTCGCATAAACCGGCAACATCACTTGCTGCAGCATACAGATTGTTAACACCATCTGTGAAGGTTCAGCTATTGATCTACTTTATGCTCAAGTTTGCCATGGAAATTCTATTGTCCGAGTCGAGTGTGGTCACTACATTCTACTTCAACTGGTCTACAAGCACCGTGGCCATGTTTCTAGCAGTTCTTGGGTTGACAGTTCTACCTGTAAATGTCATCGTTGGGAGCTATGTTACCAACCTATTTCAAGACAG GCAAATTTTGGTGGCATCAGAAATCATGGTCCTGATCGGCATAGCCATGAGCTTCCGTTTCACCTCTCACTACTCAGTCCCACAGTACGTCTCGTCGGCTCTCATCACGTTCGTCTTCGCCGAGGTGCTCGAAG GAGTCAACCTGTCCCTCCTTTCCCGGGTGATGTCGTCGAGGCTCTCACGCGGAACCTACAACGGCGGGCTCCTCTCGACGGAAGCCGGGACGTTGGCCCGCGTCGCGGCGGACATGACGATCACTGCAGCGGGCTACCTTGGCCAGAACAGCCTCCTGAACGCAACCCTGCTTCCGTCCTTCGTGATCTGTGTAGCTTCCATCTTCGCGACATTCTGCACCTACAACTCGTTGTACTGA
- the LOC102712227 gene encoding protein HOTHEAD-like, producing MAFLVVTTLFVQLLLCLSRQARGANYTFMREAVEAPAVAYYDYIIIGGGTAGCPLAATLSERYRVLLLERGGSPYDDARVLNMAHFADVLADTSAASPSQRFVSEDGVINARPRVLGGGSCINAGFFTRAGAGYVRALGWDPREVVSAYRWVEDVVAFQPELGPWQAALRRGLLEIGVVPDNAFTYDHILGTKVGGSIFDAQGRRHTAADLLRYSRPDGIDVFLRATVARILFSRKGTKPVARGVVYHDSRGGTHMALLNMGARNEIILSAGALGSPQLLMLSGVGPADHLNQFGINLVLDHPGVGQGMSDNPMNAIYVPSPSLVELSLIQVVGITRFGSYIEGASGSNWNSRSPSGADDAQVRSFGMFSPQTGQLATVPPKQRTPEAIARAVEAMSQVPDAALRGGFILEKVLGPQSTGRLALRNLDPDDNPAVSFNYFSHPDDLRRCVAGIGAIERVIRSRAFSRFAYPNFAFPATINVTAEFPANLLRVRGGSDPRALEQFCRDTVMTIWHYHGGCQVGRVVDRDYRVLGIEALRVIDGSTFNASPGTNPQATVMMLGRYMGVKIQKERMIAEGSGREQ from the exons ATGGCATTTCTCGTCGTCACGACCCTGTTTGTACAGCTACTGCTATGCTTGTCTCGACAAG CGCGAGGTGCGAACTACACGTTCATGAGagaggcggtggaggcgccggcggtggcgtaCTATGACTACATCATCATCGGCGGGGGCACGGCCGGGTGCCCGCTGGCGGCGACGCTGTCGGAGCGGTACCGCGTGCTCCTCCTCGAGCGCGGGGGGTCGCCGTACGACGACGCGCGCGTCCTCAACATGGCGCACTTCGCGGACGTGCTCGCGGacacgtcggcggcgtcccCGTCGCAGCGGTTCGTGTCGGAGGACGGCGTGATCAACGCGCGGCCGCGGGTGCtgggcggcggcagctgcaTCAACGCCGGCTTCTTcacgcgcgccggcgccggctacGTGAGGGCCCTCGGGTGGGACCCCAGGGAGGTGGTGAGCGCGTACAGGTGGGTGGAGGACGTGGTGGCGTTCCAGCCGGAGCTGGGCCCGTGGCAGGCGGCGCTGCGGAGGGGCTTGCTCGAGATCGGCGTCGTGCCGGACAACGCCTTCACGTACGACCACATCCTCGGGACCAAGGTCGGCGGCTCCATCTTCGACGCGCAGGGCCGGCGGCACACGGCGGCGGACTTGCTGCGGTACTCGCGCCCCGACGGCATCGACGTGTTTCTCCGGGCTACAGTAGCCAGGATCTTGTTCTCTCGCAAAG GGACCAAGCCCGTGGCGCGTGGCGTGGTGTACCACGACTCGCGGGGTGGAACTCACATGGCGCTCCTCAACATGGGCGCGAGAAACGAGATCATCCTGTCGGCTGGGGCGCTGGGCAGCCCGCAGCTGCTGATGCTCAGCGGCGTCGGCCCCGCCGACCACCTCAACCAGTTCGGCATCAACCTCGTCCTCGACCACCCCGGCGTCGGGCAGGGCATGTCGGACAACCCCATGAACGCCATCTacgtgccgtcgccgtcgctggtgGAGCTGTCGCTCATCCAGGTGGTCGGCATCACCAGGTTCGGCAGCTACATCGAGGGCGCGAGCGGGTCCAACTGGAACAGCCGCTCCCCCTCGGGCGCCGACGACGCGCAGGTGCGGAGCTTCGGCATGTTCTCCCCGCAGACGGGCCAGCTCGCGACGGTGCCACCGAAGCAGCGCACGCCCGAGGCCATCGCGCGCGCCGTGGAGGCCATGAGCCAGGTCCCCGACGCGGCGCTCCGCGGCGGCTTCATCCTCGAGAAGGTGCTCGGCCCGCAGTCCACGGGCCGCCTCGCGCTCCGCAACCTGGACCCCGACGACAACCCCGCCGTCAGCTTCAACTACTTCAGCCACCCCGACGACCTCCGGCGCTGCGTCGCGGGCATCGGGGCCATCGAGCGCGTCATCCGTTCCAGGGCCTTCTCGCGGTTCGCCTACCCGAACTTCGCCTTCCCGGCGACGATCAACGTCACGGCCGAGTTCCCGGCGAACCTGCTGCGCgtgcgcggcggcagcgacccCAGGGCGCTGGAGCAGTTTTGCCGGGACACCGTCATGACCATCTGGCACTACCACGGCGGCTGCCAGGTCGGCAGGGTCGTCGACCGCGACTACCGTGTGCTCGGCATTGAGGCGCTGCGTGTCATCGACGGCTCCACTTTCAACGCCTCGCCGGGGACTAACCCGCAGGCCACCGTCATGATGCTCGGCAG GTACATGGGAGTCAAAATCCAAAAGGAGAGGATGATAGCTGAAGGATCAGGAAGAGAACAGTAG
- the LOC102712502 gene encoding bifunctional dTDP-4-dehydrorhamnose 3,5-epimerase/dTDP-4-dehydrorhamnose reductase has translation MGVATNGSSSSFSAEPAQALKFLIYGRTGWIGGLLGQLCAARGIPFAYGSGRLENRAQLEADIDEVAPTHVFNAAGVTGRPNVDWCETHRAETIRANVCGTLTLADVCRGRGLVLINYATGCIFEYDAGHLLGSGVGFKEEDRPNFVGSFYSKTKAMVEELLKNYENVCTLRVRMPISSDLSNPRNFITKITRYDKVVDIPNSMTILDELLPISIEMAKRNLTGIWNFTNPGVVSHNEILEMYRDYIDPNFSWKNFTLEEQAKVIVAPRSNNELDCTKLKTEFPELLSIKDSLIKYVFKPNQKTSKA, from the exons ATGGGCGTCGCCACCAAcggctcgtcctcctccttctcggcGGAGCCCGCGCAGGCGCTCAAGTTCCTCATCTACGGCCGCACCGGCTGGATCGGGGGCCTGCTCGGCCAGCTCTGCGCCGCGCGGGGCATCCCCTTCGCCTACGGCTCCGGGCGCCTCGAGAACCGCGCCCAGCTCGAGGCCGACATCGACGAGGTCGCGCCCACCCACGTGTTCAATGCCGCCGGCGTCACCGGCCGCCCCAACGTCGACTGGTGCGAGACCCACCGCGCCGAGACAATCCGTGCCAACGTCTGCGGCACTCTCACGCTCGCGGACGTCTGCCGCGGCAGGGGGCTCGTGCTCATCAACTACGCCACGGGCTGCATCTTCGAGTACGACGCCGGCCACCTGCTCGGCTCAGGGGTCGGGTTCAAGGAGGAGGACAGGCCCAACTTCGTCGGATCATTCTACTCCAAAACAAAGGCCATG GTTGAGGAACTGCTAAAAAACTATGAAAATGTATGTACACTTCGTGTAAGGATGCCTATATCATCTGATCTGTCCAACCCTCGCAATTTCATCACTAAAATCACCCGGTATGATAAGGTTGTGGATATCCCAAATTCAATGACAATATTGGATGAGCTTCTTCCTATCTCAATCGAAATGGCAAAGAGAAACCTCACTGGGATCTGGAATTTCACTAATCCTGGTGTGGTGAGCCACAATGAGATACTCGAAATGTATAGGGATTACATTGATCCGAACTTTTCTTGGAAGAACTTTACTTTGGAGGAGCAAGCGAAGGTCATAGTTGCACCGAGGAGCAACAATGAGCTTGATTGTACCAAACTGAAGACGGAATTCCCGGAACTTTTGTCAATCAAGGATTCACTGATAAAGTATGTTTTCAAACCAAACCAGAAGACATCCAAGGCTTGA